A region from the Palaemon carinicauda isolate YSFRI2023 chromosome 9, ASM3689809v2, whole genome shotgun sequence genome encodes:
- the LOC137646352 gene encoding uncharacterized protein, whose product MQKFPVADLTLPVLRADFLSHFHLLVNVAHQWLGNADLYSSTPLHPAPSSFTLHTSAPMVAYAHFLTSYQKILHSELCETPTVPTKHGIYYHIKMMGHPVFARSRHLAQDPLAATKQTFIEMEEMIFCQKASIPWSSPLHIVLKKDGSLSPVGDYKSLNMRTDPDHYPLPT is encoded by the exons ATGCAg AAGTTTCCTGTTGCTGACCTCACGTTGCCCGTCCTCAGAGCAGATTTCCTttcacacttccacctcctggtcaaTGTAGCTCACCAATGGTTAGGCAATGCAGATTTGTACTCTTCAACACCTCTCCATCCGGCCCCCTCCAGCTTCACTCTCCACACCAGTGCACCCATGGTTGCCTATGCTCATTTCCTCACATCGTACCAAAAGATCTTACATTCAGAACTTTGTGAAACGCCCACGGTTCCCACGAaacatggtatttattaccatatcaagatgatgggtcATCCAGTGTTTGCCAGATCCAGACATCTGGCACAGGATCCTTTGGCTGCCACTAAACAAACATtcattgaaatggaagaaatgatctTTTGCCAAAAGGCTTCAATCCCTTGGTCAtcccccttacacattgtccttaagaaagatggctctctgagtCCGGTTGGGGATTACAAGAGCCTAAACATGCGGACagatccggatcactaccccctcccgacATGA